AACAAACTGAGCAGGGAAGTAGTAAGCAGAATCATAAGAGGTGCCGTCAGAAGCCCGCCAACAATATCAATAAAATAATGGGCTTTAAGGTAAACAGCCGAGCAGGAAAGAAGCACCAGAATGCCGAGCATCCAGCGGAATAATGGTCTGGCATAGTGATAGGAGAGATAGCAAAGAATAACAGAAATTCCTACATGGGAGCTGGGGAAAGCACCTGTTGGCCGCTCGCCAACTGACTGAATGAACCGTAACAGTTTCTGAAAAGCCCCTCCCTCGGGAAGTCCGTTCAATGGTGCCGGAAACCAGAATTGCGGTCCCTGAACCGGTATAACAATGAATATCAAATAATAAAAGAAGAACGACTGAAGAACAATAAAAATACTGCGGTTAAAATATTCTCTGTTATAGCGGTAGATTGCCCAAAGCACACCAAAAATCATCAGGAAATAGGACATGTACGACAGGCTCATAAGTTCCTGAAACCATGTCCAGTGAAAAACTTCAGA
This genomic window from Bacteroidales bacterium contains:
- a CDS encoding phosphatase PAP2 family protein, encoding METNRELTQVIRFRPVEWALLIYLVATGLLNIFYFKTLGATWLHLGARVTIFSGLMLLIILQVRFNNRFIDFLRSFYPLATLGYLYGETDFYNNIWHNYLDTWFEKTDFLIFGFQPSIKFSEVFHWTWFQELMSLSYMSYFLMIFGVLWAIYRYNREYFNRSIFIVLQSFFFYYLIFIVIPVQGPQFWFPAPLNGLPEGGAFQKLLRFIQSVGERPTGAFPSSHVGISVILCYLSYHYARPLFRWMLGILVLLSCSAVYLKAHYFIDIVGGLLTAPLMILLTTSLLSLFSERSREWIRTLRPAGIVLFARRNRNR